The proteins below come from a single Prolixibacter sp. NT017 genomic window:
- the ilvD gene encoding dihydroxy-acid dehydratase → MEKKLRSETTTRGRRMAGARSLWRANGMKEEHFGKPLIAVVNSFTQFVPGHAHLHDVGQMVKKEIEKLGCFAAEFNTIAVDDGIAMGHDGMLYSLPSREIIADSVEYMVNAHKADAMICISNCDKITPGMLMAAMRLNIPAIFVSGGPMEAGEAQGRQFDLVDAMVMAADDSVSDSVLLDVEQNACPTCGSCSGMFTANSMNCLTEALGLSLPGNGTVVATHARRKELFVKGAKAIVDLTYDYYKNGNEKVLPRSIGSREAFMNAMTLDIAMGGSTNTVLHLLAIAREAGVDFTMKDMDKLSRRVPCICKVAPNSHYHIQDVNRAGGILGILGELDRGGLLNRSVSRVSDNTLGEAIDNWDVLRDSAGTEARELYSAAPGNIGRNLVMGSQQMHYGKLDLDREEGCIRDIDHAYTKEGGLAVLFGNIARKGCIIKTAGVDSSVFQFKGTARVFESQDDAIRGILGDAVQAGDVVIIRYEGPKGGPGMQEMLYPTSYLKSVRLDKQCALVTDGRFSGGTSGLSIGHVSPEAAAGGEIALVRDGDPIEIDIPARRIELMVSEEELEKRRVDEETRGAQAYTPQSRDRQVSRALKAYASLVSSADEGAVRLID, encoded by the coding sequence ATGGAAAAAAAACTGAGAAGCGAAACAACAACTCGCGGGCGTCGTATGGCAGGTGCCCGAAGCCTGTGGAGGGCGAATGGGATGAAAGAGGAACATTTTGGCAAGCCGCTGATTGCTGTTGTCAACTCGTTCACCCAGTTCGTGCCCGGTCATGCGCATTTGCATGACGTTGGGCAGATGGTGAAAAAGGAGATTGAAAAACTGGGCTGCTTCGCTGCAGAATTTAACACCATTGCAGTTGACGATGGTATTGCCATGGGACATGACGGAATGTTGTATTCATTGCCGTCTCGGGAGATTATAGCCGATAGTGTTGAGTACATGGTTAATGCGCATAAAGCGGACGCTATGATTTGCATCTCCAATTGTGATAAGATTACACCGGGGATGTTAATGGCCGCAATGCGTTTGAACATTCCGGCTATTTTTGTATCCGGTGGTCCCATGGAGGCCGGCGAGGCACAAGGACGTCAGTTCGACCTGGTTGATGCCATGGTAATGGCTGCCGACGATTCGGTAAGCGACAGTGTGCTGCTGGATGTCGAACAAAACGCGTGTCCTACCTGTGGCTCCTGTTCAGGAATGTTTACGGCCAATTCGATGAACTGTCTGACCGAGGCGCTGGGACTTTCCCTTCCGGGAAACGGAACCGTAGTGGCAACACATGCTCGCCGGAAAGAATTGTTCGTGAAAGGAGCAAAGGCCATCGTCGATCTGACCTACGATTATTATAAGAATGGCAATGAAAAAGTATTGCCCCGCAGTATCGGCTCTCGTGAAGCATTTATGAATGCCATGACCCTGGACATTGCGATGGGCGGTTCGACTAATACAGTATTGCACTTGCTGGCCATTGCTCGTGAAGCTGGTGTCGATTTTACCATGAAGGACATGGACAAGCTTTCGAGGAGAGTTCCCTGTATTTGTAAAGTAGCTCCCAATTCGCATTATCACATTCAGGATGTGAACCGGGCAGGAGGTATTCTCGGAATTCTAGGCGAGTTGGATCGGGGCGGATTGCTCAATCGATCAGTTAGCCGGGTTTCGGATAATACGCTGGGTGAAGCCATCGATAACTGGGATGTGCTGCGGGATTCGGCTGGTACGGAAGCTCGGGAACTTTATTCAGCTGCTCCCGGAAACATCGGTCGCAACCTGGTGATGGGTTCGCAGCAGATGCATTACGGAAAACTCGATTTGGATCGGGAAGAGGGCTGTATTCGCGATATTGACCACGCTTATACCAAGGAAGGTGGATTGGCTGTACTGTTCGGAAATATTGCACGAAAAGGATGTATCATAAAAACAGCAGGAGTTGATTCTTCTGTTTTTCAATTCAAGGGAACGGCCCGGGTCTTTGAATCGCAGGATGACGCTATTCGCGGAATCCTTGGCGATGCGGTCCAGGCCGGCGATGTGGTCATCATCCGTTACGAAGGTCCCAAAGGTGGACCGGGAATGCAGGAAATGCTTTACCCAACTTCTTACCTGAAGTCAGTTCGACTCGATAAACAATGTGCATTGGTGACCGATGGTCGCTTTTCAGGAGGAACATCGGGGCTGTCAATCGGACACGTTTCACCCGAAGCTGCTGCCGGAGGTGAAATAGCGCTGGTCAGGGATGGGGATCCCATTGAAATCGACATCCCGGCCCGCCGGATTGAATTAATGGTATCAGAGGAAGAGCTTGAAAAGCGCCGTGTTGATGAAGAAACGCGAGGAGCACAAGCCTACACTCCGCAAAGCCGTGACCGGCAGGTAAGCCGGGCGCTGAAAGCATATGCAAGTCTTGTTTCGTCAGCCGACGAAGGAGCAGTAAGATTAATTGATTAA
- the dacB gene encoding D-alanyl-D-alanine carboxypeptidase/D-alanyl-D-alanine-endopeptidase, whose amino-acid sequence MNRLIIALFLLFVSTQVKSQPDTLSALPNLPELQRAEYSFYVYDATTGQVVAQSPQKSLTPASVLKVVTTATAMRLLGPDFRFKTRFGYIGKIDHRTGTLKGDLIIKGGADPAFYSEYFKTHYLGVFEQWAYQLKQLGIKQVDGDVIGDASALDDTAIPGGWIWEDMGNYYGAGVYGLTFADNMYRIHFQSPAEAGQPTTVKYVQPETPGFSLDNRVVSSNKNSDQSYVYGAPYAQHQMITGEIPKGRNDFVVKGAMPNPPLEAADSLRKVINKLGIEITGQAKAVFTGEDGEFRQMAVEKSPKLKDIIDTTNHESVNLFAEHLLREIGRKVSGKPTLDEGLKDLKAYWQDRGVYLQGFYQTDGSGLSRSNAICTRTLVEVMLNMYRTPGDDQIFLNSLPLAGKGGTLKYFFQGTPLEGTLRAKTGSMERVRSFAGEFTNRNGHQLFFAVIVNNFSGSSYEMGKQLEPWLLTFY is encoded by the coding sequence ATGAACAGATTAATTATTGCATTATTTCTACTTTTCGTTTCTACACAAGTTAAATCACAACCTGATACACTTTCTGCGTTACCAAATTTGCCGGAATTGCAGAGAGCCGAATACAGTTTTTATGTGTATGATGCTACAACGGGACAAGTTGTAGCCCAGTCGCCGCAAAAGAGCCTGACGCCGGCTTCGGTATTAAAAGTGGTGACAACGGCAACTGCGATGCGTTTGCTCGGGCCGGACTTTCGGTTTAAGACCCGGTTTGGCTATATCGGAAAAATCGATCACAGGACCGGTACATTGAAAGGCGATTTAATTATTAAAGGAGGAGCTGATCCGGCTTTCTATTCCGAATACTTTAAAACCCATTATTTAGGAGTTTTTGAACAGTGGGCATACCAATTAAAGCAACTCGGAATAAAACAAGTGGATGGCGACGTTATTGGCGATGCCTCGGCATTGGACGATACAGCCATTCCCGGCGGATGGATTTGGGAAGACATGGGAAACTATTACGGCGCGGGAGTGTATGGGCTCACATTTGCTGACAACATGTACCGGATACATTTTCAATCGCCGGCTGAGGCGGGCCAACCAACCACAGTGAAGTATGTACAACCGGAAACTCCGGGTTTCTCACTAGATAACCGGGTGGTTTCTTCCAATAAAAACAGCGATCAATCGTATGTGTACGGTGCTCCGTATGCGCAACATCAGATGATTACGGGCGAAATACCAAAAGGAAGAAATGATTTTGTGGTGAAAGGCGCCATGCCGAATCCTCCGCTTGAAGCTGCCGATTCGTTACGAAAAGTGATAAATAAGTTAGGAATTGAAATCACCGGTCAGGCAAAAGCCGTTTTTACAGGCGAAGATGGTGAGTTCCGTCAGATGGCCGTAGAAAAATCGCCCAAACTGAAAGATATCATTGACACGACCAATCACGAAAGTGTCAATCTGTTCGCAGAGCACCTTCTTCGGGAAATTGGACGGAAGGTATCTGGCAAGCCGACTTTGGACGAAGGATTGAAAGATTTGAAAGCGTACTGGCAGGACCGGGGCGTTTATTTGCAGGGTTTTTATCAGACCGACGGCAGCGGTCTGTCCCGGTCGAATGCTATCTGTACGAGAACGTTAGTTGAGGTGATGTTGAATATGTACAGAACGCCTGGTGATGACCAGATATTCCTTAATTCTCTTCCGTTGGCTGGTAAAGGAGGCACTTTGAAGTACTTTTTTCAGGGAACTCCGCTTGAAGGAACGTTGCGGGCAAAAACCGGATCGATGGAAAGGGTGAGAAGTTTTGCCGGAGAATTTACAAATCGTAACGGGCACCAACTGTTTTTTGCAGTGATTGTAAATAATTTTTCGGGTTCTTCTTATGAAATGGGGAAGCAATTAGAGCCCTGGTTGCTTACTTTTTATTAG
- a CDS encoding patatin-like phospholipase family protein, which yields MRIREILLLIFLIFTGYSLHAQETKHRPKIGLVLSGGGAKGFAHVGVLKVLEEAGIPIDYIAGTSIGSIVGGFYAMGYDANTLEKIVKSQDWATLLSDQVDRRYIPVFDKHELDRYNLSFPIRSKRVSLPSGALSGQNVQDLFSYLALDYQNVTDFSKLPRSFLCVAADIETGKEVVLKHGYLPLAIRASMSVPTAFSPVDVDGRLLVDGGIINNFPVNRCKEVGADIIIGVDIQYGLRDKKELQSIPDVVNQLVNLMSYRKSEENKKLVDYYIKPDIKGYSASSFDAASADELIKRGEEAARKILPQLIHLRDSLHLKPNPIKPEKIPSLDRNLTIERVTVDGAKNQGLNYFLGLLDLDPPQVMTVRQLREGIKRIYGSGNFDYVRYRLLGDQNKTLHLTVKERVHDRLNLGIHYDTDRKAALLINTTFKNSRKTGAKLSMDAILATNPAFAVRYTVDNGWKPGLFAGASIHDETISQYVNGDKSSLVNLQLYKAQLATHSVYFDAFRVSLGAELEHFNVESVIGAIPADVNLSNQTLLNYYAQIDLDQMNRAYFPTVGWKLLGEAKIVTDNGWLLNEGNPFMPVKLNIQFAKSFGSRFTILPSAKGRIIIGSGEPVYYKSFVGGVEQTDYLNAQVPFIGLRRMELMTRNVAVGEMDFRFRFWESIYLTLNTNLGFYGNDNDFLTKGDVLAGGGVTLSYDSMVGPVELMVSSSNISNEPSVFLSLGYWF from the coding sequence ATGAGAATAAGAGAAATATTACTACTTATCTTTTTGATTTTTACAGGGTATTCACTTCATGCCCAGGAAACAAAGCATCGCCCTAAAATCGGATTGGTTTTAAGTGGTGGCGGGGCTAAAGGTTTTGCTCATGTTGGGGTATTGAAAGTGCTGGAAGAGGCCGGAATACCGATTGACTATATTGCTGGTACCAGTATTGGAAGCATCGTCGGAGGATTTTATGCGATGGGCTATGATGCCAATACGCTGGAAAAAATAGTGAAGAGCCAGGATTGGGCTACGCTGCTGAGTGATCAGGTAGATAGGCGTTATATCCCGGTTTTTGACAAGCATGAGCTGGATCGCTACAACCTGAGTTTTCCTATACGTTCTAAACGTGTTAGTTTACCGTCGGGAGCTTTGAGCGGTCAGAACGTTCAGGATCTATTCTCTTATTTGGCACTCGACTACCAAAATGTAACCGACTTTTCAAAGCTTCCGCGTTCTTTCCTTTGTGTGGCGGCCGATATCGAAACGGGGAAAGAAGTGGTTCTGAAGCACGGGTATCTCCCGCTGGCGATTCGGGCCAGCATGTCAGTTCCTACGGCATTCTCTCCTGTCGATGTGGATGGGCGCCTGCTGGTGGATGGCGGCATTATTAATAACTTCCCGGTGAACCGTTGTAAAGAGGTGGGCGCTGATATTATTATCGGTGTAGATATCCAATATGGGCTGCGGGATAAGAAAGAACTGCAATCCATACCGGATGTGGTGAACCAGTTGGTTAACCTGATGTCCTACCGGAAGTCGGAAGAAAATAAGAAGCTGGTTGACTATTACATTAAGCCCGACATCAAAGGATACTCGGCTTCGAGTTTTGATGCAGCATCGGCCGATGAGTTGATAAAAAGGGGAGAGGAAGCTGCCCGGAAGATTCTCCCACAACTGATTCATCTGCGCGACTCACTGCATCTGAAACCGAATCCCATTAAGCCCGAGAAGATTCCAAGTCTGGACCGCAATTTGACTATCGAACGGGTGACAGTTGACGGTGCCAAAAATCAGGGATTGAATTATTTCCTCGGGTTATTAGACCTTGATCCGCCGCAAGTGATGACGGTTCGTCAACTGCGTGAAGGCATTAAGCGGATTTATGGCTCCGGAAACTTCGATTACGTTCGCTATCGTTTACTGGGGGATCAAAACAAAACGCTGCATCTGACAGTGAAAGAACGGGTTCACGATCGCCTGAACCTGGGAATTCACTATGACACTGACAGGAAAGCAGCTTTGTTAATCAATACGACTTTTAAAAACAGCCGGAAGACCGGAGCTAAGTTGTCAATGGATGCAATTCTGGCAACCAATCCGGCATTTGCTGTGCGCTATACAGTTGATAATGGTTGGAAACCGGGGCTTTTTGCCGGGGCCAGCATTCACGACGAAACCATTTCGCAGTATGTAAACGGAGACAAATCGTCGCTGGTCAACCTCCAGTTATACAAGGCACAGTTGGCTACCCACTCGGTTTATTTCGATGCATTTAGGGTTTCGTTAGGCGCGGAACTGGAGCATTTCAATGTGGAATCGGTGATTGGTGCCATCCCAGCTGATGTTAATCTTAGTAATCAAACGCTCTTAAATTATTATGCGCAGATTGACCTGGATCAAATGAACCGGGCTTACTTCCCAACGGTCGGATGGAAATTATTAGGCGAAGCCAAAATAGTGACTGATAACGGTTGGTTATTGAATGAAGGCAATCCATTTATGCCGGTAAAACTGAACATCCAGTTTGCTAAATCCTTTGGTTCCCGTTTTACAATACTGCCGTCAGCGAAAGGAAGAATCATTATTGGTTCCGGAGAACCGGTATATTATAAATCCTTTGTGGGAGGAGTTGAGCAAACCGACTATTTGAATGCACAGGTTCCGTTTATCGGCCTCCGGCGGATGGAGTTGATGACCCGCAATGTGGCTGTCGGTGAAATGGACTTCCGCTTTCGATTTTGGGAAAGTATTTATTTGACATTGAATACAAACCTTGGGTTTTACGGTAATGATAATGACTTTCTTACCAAAGGTGATGTTCTGGCTGGCGGAGGGGTAACGTTGTCGTATGATAGTATGGTCGGACCTGTCGAGTTAATGGTAAGCAGTTCGAATATATCGAACGAGCCTTCGGTCTTTTTGTCTCTTGGATATTGGTTCTAG
- the crcB gene encoding fluoride efflux transporter CrcB, giving the protein MWKEALIVGLGGGLGSISRFLSQKGVERFMDSSFPMGTFVVNIVGSLIIGIVYEMASRGNLLSPEARLFLAVGFCGGFTTFSSFAYNNLTLINEKLWQYLFLNVGGSLFTGILAVYLGIVLVRVIF; this is encoded by the coding sequence ATGTGGAAAGAAGCATTAATTGTAGGTTTGGGAGGAGGTTTGGGAAGTATTTCCCGTTTTCTTTCGCAAAAAGGAGTTGAACGATTCATGGATAGTTCCTTTCCTATGGGAACATTCGTAGTCAACATTGTTGGTAGTCTTATCATTGGTATCGTTTACGAAATGGCCAGCAGAGGCAACTTGTTAAGCCCCGAAGCCCGTCTTTTCCTTGCTGTAGGATTTTGTGGTGGCTTTACCACTTTCTCATCATTTGCCTATAACAACCTGACACTGATCAACGAAAAGCTTTGGCAATACCTGTTCCTGAACGTCGGTGGAAGCCTCTTTACAGGAATATTGGCCGTTTATTTGGGAATTGTCCTGGTCAGAGTAATTTTCTGA
- a CDS encoding DUF190 domain-containing protein → MELYGKALNLRIQCGETDKYESQPLYEAIIYAARKEGMAGATAFRGVMSFGASHSIHTIKIFALGGDLPILIDITDNEERVKKFIPIVEEMMEQSGKGGMITTHEVEVHRYLPGKKHRNES, encoded by the coding sequence ATGGAACTGTACGGAAAAGCTCTCAATCTCCGTATTCAATGCGGAGAAACCGATAAATACGAAAGTCAGCCATTGTACGAAGCCATTATATATGCCGCCCGCAAAGAAGGCATGGCAGGCGCTACGGCCTTTCGCGGTGTTATGTCGTTCGGTGCCAGCCACTCCATCCACACAATAAAAATATTCGCGTTGGGAGGCGATCTTCCTATATTAATTGATATTACCGATAACGAAGAACGAGTAAAGAAATTTATCCCTATCGTAGAAGAGATGATGGAGCAATCGGGCAAGGGAGGAATGATTACCACACACGAGGTGGAAGTCCATCGTTACCTTCCGGGGAAAAAGCACCGGAATGAATCGTGA
- the eno gene encoding phosphopyruvate hydratase, protein MLIYKVVGREILDSRGNPTVEVEVTLESGVVGRAAVPSGASTGENEALELRDGDKGRYLGKGVLKAVENVNNVIAEEVIGMSALDQVALDKKLLEIDGTKTKSKLGANAMLGVSLAVARAAATYLDMPLYRYIGGTNAKTLPVPMMNIINGGSHSDAPIAFQEFMIRPVGAPSFREGLRMGAEVFHHLKKVLSKRNLSTAVGDEGGFAPALDGTEDALNSIIEAIKNAGYKPGRLEEGGDVSIALDCASSEFYSDGVYDYSKFEGANGAKRSREEQVNYLAELVEKFPIDSIEDGCDEGDWDGWVMLNKKLGDKCQLVGDDLFVTNVEYLQKGIELDAANSILIKVNQIGTLTETLDAIEMAHRAGYTSVTSHRSGETEDSTIADIAVATNSGQIKTGSLSRSDRMAKYNQLLRIEEELGKNAIYGYKKVKKA, encoded by the coding sequence ATGTTGATTTACAAAGTAGTCGGAAGAGAAATTTTGGATTCCCGCGGGAACCCAACCGTTGAAGTAGAAGTTACCCTCGAAAGCGGTGTTGTAGGTCGCGCTGCTGTACCGTCAGGTGCATCGACCGGCGAAAACGAAGCACTCGAACTTCGTGATGGTGACAAAGGCCGTTACCTCGGTAAAGGCGTACTGAAAGCTGTTGAAAACGTAAATAACGTGATTGCCGAAGAAGTTATCGGCATGAGCGCTCTCGATCAGGTTGCCCTCGACAAGAAATTGCTCGAAATCGACGGAACCAAAACCAAATCTAAACTGGGTGCTAACGCCATGTTGGGTGTTTCGCTGGCTGTAGCCAGAGCTGCTGCTACTTACCTCGATATGCCGCTGTATCGCTACATCGGTGGAACCAATGCAAAAACGCTGCCCGTTCCGATGATGAACATCATCAACGGTGGTTCTCACTCCGATGCTCCGATTGCTTTTCAGGAATTCATGATTCGTCCCGTTGGTGCTCCTTCTTTCCGCGAAGGACTGCGCATGGGTGCTGAAGTGTTCCATCACCTGAAGAAAGTGCTTAGCAAACGTAACCTCAGTACCGCTGTTGGTGACGAAGGTGGTTTCGCTCCGGCACTCGATGGTACCGAAGATGCTTTGAACAGCATTATCGAAGCTATTAAAAACGCAGGTTACAAACCTGGTCGTCTCGAAGAAGGTGGCGATGTTTCTATCGCTCTCGACTGTGCTTCCTCTGAATTCTACAGCGACGGTGTTTACGACTACTCAAAATTCGAAGGTGCTAACGGTGCAAAACGCAGCCGCGAAGAGCAGGTGAACTACCTGGCTGAGCTGGTTGAAAAATTCCCGATTGATTCTATCGAGGACGGTTGTGACGAAGGTGACTGGGATGGTTGGGTAATGCTCAACAAAAAACTGGGTGACAAGTGCCAGCTGGTTGGTGACGACCTCTTCGTAACCAACGTTGAATACCTGCAGAAAGGTATCGAACTGGATGCTGCCAACTCTATCCTGATTAAAGTGAACCAGATTGGTACGCTTACCGAAACACTCGATGCTATCGAAATGGCGCACCGTGCAGGTTATACCAGCGTAACTTCTCACCGTTCAGGTGAAACCGAAGATTCAACCATCGCTGACATCGCGGTAGCAACCAACAGTGGCCAGATTAAAACCGGTTCTCTGAGCCGTTCTGACCGTATGGCTAAATACAACCAACTGCTTCGCATCGAAGAAGAACTGGGAAAAAATGCCATTTATGGTTACAAAAAAGTGAAAAAAGCCTAA
- a CDS encoding OmpA family protein, translated as MNNQKLFIPKGKKYAIFILLLTFLFTGCKTLNNAEKGAMIGTGTGAAVGAGIGKLAGNTAIGAIIGAGVGGATGAVIGNYMDKQAAEMQKDLEGAKVERVGEGIKITFDSGILFALNSSALNQQSKDQLAKLSQILNKYGDTNILVEGHTDNTGTAEYNLKLSERRAESVATYLEGHNVAYSRITTKGYGEEQPIVANDTPAHRALNRRVEIAIFANKKLKRAAEKGTIPINN; from the coding sequence ATGAACAATCAAAAATTATTTATCCCGAAAGGTAAGAAGTATGCGATCTTCATTCTTCTCCTCACCTTTCTTTTTACCGGATGTAAAACGCTGAATAATGCCGAAAAAGGTGCCATGATTGGAACCGGAACAGGTGCTGCCGTAGGCGCCGGAATTGGAAAGCTGGCCGGGAACACAGCTATCGGAGCCATTATTGGTGCAGGAGTTGGTGGAGCAACCGGCGCTGTTATCGGTAATTACATGGACAAGCAGGCTGCCGAGATGCAGAAAGATTTGGAAGGCGCCAAAGTGGAACGCGTTGGTGAAGGAATCAAAATTACGTTCGATTCCGGTATCCTCTTCGCCCTCAACTCCAGCGCGCTGAATCAGCAGTCCAAAGATCAGCTTGCCAAACTCTCTCAGATTCTGAATAAGTATGGTGATACCAATATTCTGGTAGAAGGTCACACCGACAACACCGGAACTGCGGAGTATAACCTGAAATTGTCGGAACGGCGGGCTGAAAGTGTAGCAACCTACCTCGAAGGACATAATGTGGCTTATTCCCGTATCACGACCAAGGGATACGGCGAGGAGCAACCCATTGTGGCTAACGATACGCCGGCACATCGGGCACTCAACCGCCGGGTGGAAATTGCTATTTTCGCTAACAAAAAACTGAAGAGGGCAGCCGAGAAAGGAACCATTCCGATTAACAACTAA
- a CDS encoding NAD-dependent succinate-semialdehyde dehydrogenase, with protein MKSINPATGELIKEYSEMSEGQVKEVVDLNFEAWKGYRETSFAQRSQWMQKAAELLRSRREEYARLITAEMGKRIAESHSEVEKCAWVCEYYAENAGQMLADELMESDASKSMAVFNPLGPVLAVMPWNFPFWQVFRFAAPALMAGNAGLLKHASNVQGCALAIEEVFRDAGFPENIFRTLVISSSKVEAVIAHPAVKAVTLTGSEYAGSQVASLAGKYLKKSVLELGGSDPFIVLADADLEEAAKVAVGSRMITSGQTCIAAKRFIVEQHVAAPFLEKVKALMEAYEPGDPGKEETSLAPLARPDLVDDIDNQVKKSVEQGAQIISGGSRVEGIGNYYTPTILTNVSKGMPVYMEETFGPVAVVLPVEDEKEAIEVANDSLYGLGASLWTSDLKKGEELARKIEAGAVFINGLVKSDPRLPFGGIKNSGYGRELSGYGIKEFVNIKTVWIK; from the coding sequence ATGAAATCTATAAATCCGGCAACAGGAGAGTTGATAAAGGAATATTCCGAAATGAGTGAAGGACAGGTGAAGGAAGTTGTTGACCTGAACTTTGAAGCATGGAAGGGCTATCGCGAAACAAGTTTTGCCCAGCGTTCGCAATGGATGCAGAAGGCTGCAGAATTGTTGCGAAGCCGAAGGGAGGAATATGCGCGGTTGATTACCGCGGAGATGGGGAAGCGCATTGCAGAGTCGCATTCGGAAGTAGAGAAGTGTGCCTGGGTTTGTGAATATTATGCCGAAAACGCTGGGCAAATGCTGGCGGATGAGCTGATGGAATCGGATGCATCGAAAAGCATGGCCGTTTTCAATCCGTTGGGACCGGTTCTGGCGGTTATGCCATGGAACTTCCCGTTCTGGCAGGTTTTCCGCTTTGCGGCGCCGGCGCTTATGGCGGGCAATGCCGGCCTGTTGAAACATGCCTCGAATGTTCAGGGCTGTGCATTGGCTATAGAAGAGGTGTTCAGAGATGCCGGTTTCCCGGAAAATATCTTCCGGACGTTGGTAATTTCCTCTTCAAAAGTGGAGGCGGTCATTGCTCATCCGGCTGTGAAAGCTGTTACCCTTACGGGAAGTGAATATGCCGGCAGTCAGGTGGCTTCGCTGGCAGGCAAATACCTGAAAAAATCAGTACTCGAGCTGGGCGGTTCCGATCCGTTTATCGTTTTGGCGGATGCCGATTTGGAGGAAGCTGCAAAAGTAGCGGTTGGCTCCCGTATGATAACCTCGGGGCAGACCTGTATCGCAGCAAAGCGGTTCATCGTGGAGCAGCATGTTGCCGCACCGTTTCTGGAAAAAGTGAAAGCCTTGATGGAAGCATATGAACCCGGCGATCCGGGGAAAGAGGAAACGTCGCTGGCTCCGTTGGCCCGCCCCGATTTGGTCGACGATATCGACAACCAGGTGAAGAAATCGGTAGAGCAGGGAGCCCAGATTATTTCGGGCGGAAGCCGGGTGGAAGGAATTGGCAACTATTATACTCCCACCATTTTAACGAATGTAAGCAAAGGAATGCCTGTTTATATGGAAGAAACCTTCGGACCGGTGGCAGTTGTACTTCCGGTAGAAGATGAAAAAGAGGCAATTGAAGTGGCGAACGATAGTTTGTATGGACTGGGGGCTTCGCTCTGGACATCGGATTTGAAGAAAGGAGAGGAGTTAGCCCGAAAAATCGAAGCTGGTGCTGTTTTCATTAATGGCCTGGTGAAATCGGATCCGCGGCTGCCTTTTGGCGGAATCAAAAATTCCGGTTACGGAAGAGAGCTTTCCGGTTACGGAATAAAAGAGTTTGTGAATATCAAAACAGTTTGGATTAAATAG
- a CDS encoding DUF4268 domain-containing protein — protein MYKIISATHKKKPPNPAGFVKYLRNIIFAETFHTHMYTKEEKKELVKRFWTEFDGYCSQLPELAAMKKKWVLHRTKISNVVLKFEVGREFADVILEISHKNEARRLEVYELLEKYRLLLEDGFPEGLIWDFAFERDNGQEVCRIYERKTGVDMHRQKQWNEIFAFFAENMLRLQNNFLDFRDVLKEEILALNRREQ, from the coding sequence ATGTACAAAATCATCAGTGCAACGCATAAGAAGAAGCCGCCTAATCCGGCCGGTTTCGTCAAATACTTGCGGAACATTATCTTTGCGGAAACTTTCCACACCCACATGTATACGAAAGAGGAGAAGAAAGAGTTAGTTAAACGTTTTTGGACCGAATTTGATGGCTACTGCAGCCAGCTTCCGGAACTGGCCGCAATGAAGAAGAAATGGGTGCTTCACCGGACTAAAATCAGCAATGTAGTCTTGAAATTCGAAGTCGGACGGGAATTTGCCGATGTCATTCTGGAAATCAGCCATAAGAATGAAGCCCGCAGACTGGAAGTTTACGAACTGCTTGAGAAATACCGGTTGCTGCTGGAAGACGGTTTCCCGGAAGGATTAATTTGGGATTTTGCTTTTGAGCGCGACAACGGACAGGAAGTTTGCCGCATTTACGAGCGAAAAACGGGAGTTGATATGCACCGGCAAAAACAATGGAACGAAATATTCGCCTTCTTCGCTGAGAACATGTTGCGGCTGCAAAACAATTTCCTCGATTTCAGAGATGTCCTGAAGGAGGAAATTCTGGCGTTAAACCGTAGAGAACAATAA